Genomic DNA from Opitutaceae bacterium:
GGTCTCGGCGATGTAAGCCGTGCCCTTTTCATCGAAGGTGAATGCCACGGGATTCGCCAGCATGGGCTCAGCGGCGAACAGGCTGATCTTGAATCCTTCGGGGATCTTGAAATGCCTGATCGCCTCCTCGGCCTCATCGGAGGCCGGAAGCGGATTGGCCGTAGGCAGGCGATCGAGTGGAAGGAGCTTGAGGGGTGGGGGGCCCTTGGTCCTGGGGGCGGGGTCCGACATCAGCGAGGCCGGAAAGGAAAGGATGGCACCAAGGGACAGGGCGCACACGGAGATCCATTCACGCATAGAAACACGATCATGGCATTTTCATGCGGGTGTTGCAAGGCGGGCTTCCGGAAACTTGTAGGACCCCTGCGGAATCCCTATCATGTCTCTCTCGGGCACAATTCCTTCCATTTCCATGGCACTCACACTTCACACATCCCTTCAGCGCATTGGTGCCGCAGCGTCCGAGGTCATCATTCTCTGCGACGCGTTGGAGGACGCCCCCCTGTGGATAAAGGATGTCACTGGGCACTATCAGTGGGTCAACCGATCCTTCCTTCTCAATTTCGGCGTGGAGGATCGCGATGCTGTCCTCGGGAAGACCGACTATGATCTTTGCGGGCTCCAACTCGCCGAGCAGTACCGGGTGGATGACGAGCGGGTCCTGTCCGGCGAATCGATTGTCGGCCGCGTGGAATTGGTGGGCCGGTACAACCACACCGCGCGCTGGTGCTCGACCACGAAGATTCCATTGCATGACAACAAGGGCAGGGTGGTGGGAACAGCAGGCATTACGCGTCCGCTGTCGATCCCGGTCGAGCCGCCGCGTCACGAGCCGATGAGCATCGCCATCCGCTGCATCAGCGAGCAAGTCGGGCGCGCCCTCACGAATGCCGACATCGCGCGCGCGTGCGGCCTGTCGGTTCGCGCCTTCGAGCGGCAGTTCCAGGCGCACTATCGCTGCACACCTCAGGTCTATGTGCGGCAATTGCGCGTACGGCTGAGCTGTCATGCACTGGTCAATTCACGCAAGAGTCTGGCGGAAATCGCCACGGAATTCGGGTTCTCCGATCAGAGCCACTTCAGTCGTGAATTCAGGAAATTCATGACCGATACGCCGGGTTCGTACCGGGAGCGTCATCAACGCTGAAGCGATTGGGCGCCGCGTTGCCGGCATGACGTTTTTCTACCAAAGAATGCCGTCAGCGTCCTAGCCAAGCGATCGATTGTGCGATAAGGTTCCCGCCTTTCGGTTCGTTTGCCACGAACGCAGTCACCCACATCCCCTTGTCCATGTCGACCCACGTGAACCCCTGGCGCGCCATCAGGCGGAACCGCCCGTGAGGCCGTCTCCTTTCCGTCCATGAATTCAGTCACTTCACTCAAGACCGTAAGGTCCAACGTCAAATCGCTCGTCGAGGGCTCGCTCGCCGACAATGGCGGGCTGCTCCGGCTCGCGCCCTGCTGGGTGCCGCGCTCATTCCTGCAGCCCGGCAAGCGGCTGAAGCTGCATCCCGATGACCTCTATGCGTTCGGCCTCAACCGAGGCGGCATCGATGAGCGCTGGTTTGCGTCGACGACGCCGGCGGCCAACGAAAACCGCACTCCGGACGAGGGACTCAGCTACGCGGTGGCTGCGGGAAACCGCTTCACGCTCGCCGATGCGGTGGCGGAATGCGGCGCGGAGCTCATCGGCTCGGCGATCTGGAGCAAGTACCGGAAGTGGCCGGTGTATTCAAAATTCTTCGACAACAGGGGGCCGATTCCGCACCACATGCACCAGTCGCAGGCCCAGGCGGCGCTGGTGGGGCAGGAGGGCAAACCCGAGTCGTATTATTTTCCGCCGCAGCACAACAATGTCGGAAACAACTTTCCGTACACGTTCATGGGACTCGAACCGGGAACGACCAAGGCGCAGGTGCGCCGCACGCTCGAGCGCTGGAACAAGGGCGACAACGGCATTCTCGATCTCTCCCGCGCGTATCGTCTCAAGCCCGGCACCGGCTGGCTGATTCCGCCCTGCGTGCTGCACGCTCCTGGATCGCTCTGCACGTATGAACCGCAGTGGGGCTCCGACGTCTTCGGCATGTATCAATCGCTGGTCGAGGGGCGCGAGGTGCCATGGTCGCTTCTCGTCAAGGACATGCCCAAGGAGAAACACCACGACCTCGACTTCATCGTCGACCAGCTCGACTGGGAGGAGAATCTGGATCCGAATTTCAAGGACAACCACTACCTCGAGCCGGTGCCCGTCGCCGACACGCGCAGCGCGGGTTATGTCGATCGCTGGATCGTGTATGGCAGGATCAAGGGACGTCAGGACTTTTCAGCCAAGGAGCTGACCCTCGAGCCCGGCGCGAAGTGCACGATCAAGGACAACGGAGCCTATGGACTCATCACGGTGCAGGGTCGCGGAAAGATGAACAAGCTCACGCTCGACTGTCCGAAGCTCATCCGCTTCCACGAGCTCACGGAGGACGAGGTGTTCTGCACCGAGGCCGCGGCTCGGGCGGGGGTCACGTTCGAAAACACCAGCCAGGTGGAGCCGCTGGTGATGCTGCGCTACTTCGGACCGGAGGTGAATCCCGACGCACCCGCGATGGGCGCCTATCGAAAGAACACCTTCTGATCCGCCCGCGCGGCGCCATGCAGTCGCAGCCGCGCGATCGAATCCACGCATCCAGTCTTCAACCGCAGAATTCTCCCCATCCCATCATGCCACAAAACAACTATCCAAAACTGCACAACGCGATGTGGCCCGGCCTTGTCGGCAAGGGCAGTCCGGGCGCCGAACCCTTCATCGATCTCGACACCATGCTCGATCTCACTGCCAAGGCGGAGGTCGACGGCGTCAGATTCGATGGCGTGGATCTTTTCCTCAGCGCCCCGCACACGCCGATCGACAGCGACGACAATGCCCTCAAGGAACTCGCGTCCAAACTCAAGAAACGGAAACTCGTCGCCGGTTCAGTGGTCGCCCCCGTTTGGGGACCTACCGGCGGCGGATCAGCGATGGGTTCGGAGGAGGATCGCAAAAAGTTTGTCACGCAGGTGCGCCAGGCTTGCCGCATCGGCGCGAAGCTGCGCGAACTCGGCGTGCGTCCTTCCGGGGTCGTCCGCATCGACTCCTCCGCGTCCGTCGCGGACTGGGCGAAAAACCCCAAGGCGAACACAAAACTCATCGCGGCGACGTTCCGCGAGGCGGCCAAGGTTGCGAAGGATCATGGCGAGCGGCTCGCGGCCGAAGGCGAGATCTGCTGGGGCGGCATGCATTCGTGGAAGCACATGCTTGAACTCCTGGAGGCCGTGGGCCTGCCCAGGGTGCTGGGCTTCCAGGCGGACATGTCGCACACGCTCCTCTACACGCTCGGCGAAAACGCACCGGCGCACCGCATCGTGCCGAAGAAGTTTCACTGGGAGCCGGGGGCGACGCATGAGGCCCTCAGGAAACTGACTGACGCGCTCCGCCCGTGGACGATCGATTTTCACGTGGCCCAGAACGACGGCAGCGTGTTCGGCTCGGGCACGCACGACCACACCGGCCGCCACTGCCTCGCGACCGATCCGAAGGGCAAGCT
This window encodes:
- a CDS encoding AraC family transcriptional regulator, producing the protein MALTLHTSLQRIGAAASEVIILCDALEDAPLWIKDVTGHYQWVNRSFLLNFGVEDRDAVLGKTDYDLCGLQLAEQYRVDDERVLSGESIVGRVELVGRYNHTARWCSTTKIPLHDNKGRVVGTAGITRPLSIPVEPPRHEPMSIAIRCISEQVGRALTNADIARACGLSVRAFERQFQAHYRCTPQVYVRQLRVRLSCHALVNSRKSLAEIATEFGFSDQSHFSREFRKFMTDTPGSYRERHQR
- a CDS encoding TIM barrel protein codes for the protein MPQNNYPKLHNAMWPGLVGKGSPGAEPFIDLDTMLDLTAKAEVDGVRFDGVDLFLSAPHTPIDSDDNALKELASKLKKRKLVAGSVVAPVWGPTGGGSAMGSEEDRKKFVTQVRQACRIGAKLRELGVRPSGVVRIDSSASVADWAKNPKANTKLIAATFREAAKVAKDHGERLAAEGEICWGGMHSWKHMLELLEAVGLPRVLGFQADMSHTLLYTLGENAPAHRIVPKKFHWEPGATHEALRKLTDALRPWTIDFHVAQNDGSVFGSGTHDHTGRHCLATDPKGKLNIIRDSAYWLRDGRGKVTRKMRHICWDGCMFPNETMMKQQTWNDILAAMIQVRENHGWSE